From Calothrix sp. PCC 6303, a single genomic window includes:
- a CDS encoding TatA/E family twin arginine-targeting protein translocase, whose amino-acid sequence MNFFGIGLPEMGLIMVVALLVFGPKKLPEIGRSMGKAIRGFQEASREFQDEFQKEAVQLQEAVKTTAEIEPKKIEAVKQEEA is encoded by the coding sequence ATGAATTTTTTTGGTATTGGTTTGCCAGAAATGGGTTTAATCATGGTTGTAGCACTATTAGTCTTTGGTCCTAAAAAACTACCAGAAATTGGACGTAGCATGGGTAAAGCAATCCGTGGTTTTCAGGAAGCATCACGGGAATTTCAGGATGAATTCCAAAAAGAAGCAGTACAGTTACAAGAAGCTGTAAAGACAACTGCGGAAATTGAACCCAAGAAGATTGAAGCGGTAAAGCAAGAAGAAGCTTAG
- a CDS encoding antibiotic biosynthesis monooxygenase, with protein sequence MQHVLIIHEVEDYQIWKKVFDRATDIRKKAGEISYQVLKYENEPNKIVHFSVWTSITDAKAFFESPELVKIRKEAGVKAPEFIYLEELESGVL encoded by the coding sequence ATGCAGCATGTATTAATTATTCATGAAGTTGAGGATTATCAAATCTGGAAAAAAGTGTTTGATCGTGCTACTGATATCAGAAAAAAAGCTGGTGAAATTTCCTATCAAGTTTTAAAGTATGAGAATGAGCCGAATAAAATTGTTCATTTCTCGGTGTGGACATCTATCACGGATGCAAAGGCATTTTTTGAGTCACCTGAATTGGTAAAAATTAGGAAAGAAGCAGGTGTTAAGGCTCCGGAATTTATATATTTAGAGGAATTAGAGTCAGGGGTTTTATGA
- a CDS encoding FHA domain-containing protein yields MIVCPNCNHPNPDGAVQCEACYTPLPATVNCPSCGATVQADASFCGQCGFNLRAAAATAVVAPPPTEIPLEVPPLAGFDPLIPPQPVVVTAPIIPPESSTLPPTVVTPQVQPIGSETVASLPVVEPPPTVAPEPVAAPVAPEPVAAPVAPEPVAAPVAPEPVAAEPEITIAPDPEPVAAISEPEITIAPDPEPVAEVEAPAMPAAEAEITSLPVTPTQLQQITALLIHIQSDRQIELPQNLSVIHIGKTNDRIPPDIDISGFPNSEVVSRIHADIRIEGDAYYIEDAGSSNGTYVNNLPLLPGNRHRLRPGDRVGLGKGDLVTFLFQLS; encoded by the coding sequence ATGATCGTCTGCCCTAACTGCAATCACCCCAACCCAGACGGTGCCGTTCAGTGTGAAGCTTGCTATACCCCCTTACCAGCTACAGTTAATTGTCCAAGCTGTGGGGCAACTGTACAGGCAGATGCTTCGTTTTGTGGTCAGTGTGGTTTTAATTTACGAGCTGCGGCAGCCACCGCAGTTGTTGCCCCACCCCCAACTGAAATCCCTCTGGAAGTACCACCACTAGCTGGATTTGACCCGCTCATTCCACCTCAACCTGTGGTGGTGACAGCTCCAATTATCCCCCCTGAGTCTTCGACATTGCCGCCGACGGTTGTAACTCCACAAGTACAGCCAATAGGGTCGGAAACTGTTGCATCACTGCCTGTTGTAGAACCTCCTCCAACTGTTGCACCCGAACCAGTGGCAGCACCTGTTGCACCCGAACCAGTGGCAGCACCCGTTGCACCCGAACCAGTGGCGGCACCCGTTGCACCCGAACCAGTGGCGGCAGAACCTGAAATCACTATTGCACCTGACCCCGAACCAGTGGCGGCAATATCAGAACCTGAAATCACTATTGCACCCGATCCGGAACCAGTAGCTGAGGTGGAAGCACCTGCAATGCCTGCTGCCGAAGCGGAAATAACATCTTTACCTGTGACTCCGACACAGTTACAACAAATAACAGCACTGTTGATTCACATCCAAAGTGATCGGCAGATTGAATTACCACAGAATCTTTCAGTAATTCACATTGGCAAAACAAACGACCGCATTCCTCCTGATATAGATATCTCAGGTTTCCCCAATTCGGAAGTCGTCTCTAGAATTCATGCGGATATTCGGATCGAAGGTGATGCCTACTACATTGAAGATGCAGGTAGTTCTAATGGAACTTACGTGAATAATCTACCCCTATTACCTGGAAATAGGCACCGTTTGCGACCTGGCGATCGCGTTGGTTTAGGTAAGGGAGATTTGGTGACATTCTTGTTTCAACTCAGCTAA
- a CDS encoding site-2 protease family protein → MSIASETPLVAAIVLVAFGILGWGFYRARPFGKLGILAWLQSVVLMTPWLIFFGLFAAGIYINIVGILFLLLIFTALYVYIGKQLRAAGQDALIQKKAAERLASQSQTDPQEENLATAVSTSEIIPIPEEDLTSIKGVFGIDTFFATETIPYQNGAIFKGNLRGEAEITYNRLSSNLQDKLGNKYRLFLVENTDNKPVVVILPSLNDPQPATIAQNVFAGILLIATIATSFEAAGLLLNFDFFSQPQRYLEVLPIGLGIFVILIIHEIGHWVIARRYQVRLGLPFFLPAIQIGSFGAITRFESLLPSRKVLFDIALAGPAAGGIVSILILVLGLLLSNPTSLFQLPSEFFQGSILVGSLAKVILGSTLQAGIVNVNPLVIVGWVGLVITALNLMPAGQLDGGRIVQAIYGRKIASRATLATIAVLVLVALGNPLAMYWAIVIVFLQRDLERPSLNEITEPDDARAALGLLVLFLMIATLLPLTPALAGRLGIG, encoded by the coding sequence ATGTCTATAGCTTCAGAGACTCCTTTGGTAGCGGCAATCGTGCTTGTCGCTTTTGGTATTTTAGGTTGGGGCTTTTATCGCGCCAGACCTTTTGGTAAGCTAGGAATCCTTGCCTGGTTACAGTCTGTCGTACTTATGACTCCCTGGCTAATATTTTTTGGGTTATTTGCCGCTGGAATCTATATCAATATTGTTGGTATCTTATTTTTGCTACTGATTTTTACTGCTTTGTATGTCTATATCGGCAAACAATTACGAGCGGCAGGACAAGATGCACTGATTCAGAAAAAGGCAGCGGAAAGACTCGCATCACAGTCACAAACAGATCCCCAAGAGGAAAACTTAGCTACTGCTGTTAGTACATCTGAAATTATACCTATTCCCGAAGAAGATTTAACCAGCATCAAAGGTGTTTTTGGAATCGATACTTTTTTTGCCACAGAAACAATCCCCTACCAAAATGGAGCAATATTCAAGGGAAATTTACGAGGTGAAGCAGAAATCACTTACAACCGTTTAAGCAGCAACTTACAGGATAAATTAGGTAATAAATATCGGCTTTTCCTAGTCGAAAACACTGACAATAAGCCAGTGGTCGTGATTTTACCTAGCCTAAATGACCCACAGCCAGCAACTATAGCCCAAAATGTATTTGCTGGAATACTACTAATAGCAACAATTGCTACTAGCTTTGAGGCTGCGGGTTTACTGCTAAATTTTGATTTCTTTTCCCAACCCCAGCGTTATTTGGAAGTGTTACCTATTGGCTTAGGTATCTTTGTGATTTTGATTATCCATGAAATTGGTCACTGGGTCATTGCCCGCCGTTATCAAGTGCGGTTGGGTTTACCATTTTTCCTGCCAGCAATCCAAATTGGTTCCTTTGGGGCAATTACTCGCTTTGAGTCACTCTTACCTAGCCGGAAAGTATTATTTGATATTGCTTTGGCAGGTCCTGCGGCGGGTGGAATTGTATCTATATTGATTTTGGTATTGGGTTTACTACTATCAAACCCAACCAGTTTGTTTCAATTACCCAGCGAATTTTTCCAAGGTTCAATTTTGGTGGGAAGCTTGGCTAAGGTAATACTGGGTTCAACTTTGCAAGCCGGAATTGTCAATGTCAACCCATTGGTAATTGTCGGCTGGGTAGGTTTGGTAATTACGGCATTAAATTTGATGCCAGCGGGTCAATTAGATGGTGGTCGAATTGTCCAGGCAATATATGGGCGCAAAATTGCTAGTCGGGCAACTTTAGCAACCATCGCTGTCTTGGTTTTAGTTGCTTTGGGAAATCCATTAGCGATGTATTGGGCAATTGTGATTGTGTTTTTGCAGCGAGATTTGGAACGTCCTAGCTTGAATGAAATTACTGAACCTGATGACGCTAGGGCTGCATTGGGCTTGTTAGTCTTATTTTTGATGATTGCGACGCTTTTACCTCTAACTCCAGCTTTAGCTGGGAGATTAGGCATAGGGTAG
- a CDS encoding DUF1995 family protein: protein MPQLPNSLEDAIFQAREATLAAIADGCTRLQVELLFPELKPMPVAEEFIPTFASYGDKLKVFFADAGAAALARRDWKDVPFKIWDVGTGRASAAQPKIQAEDEMFLFIAPTSVEVAELERLCGEIGEQRPFVMLNPKLEDSGTVGIGYAARNIRMRFISTIESCYYLRPVDDETALFRCYPGMWEVWVDKDGEYKRIAELANKPSGDELDLILAKGQTTTTEDGKTLTTVAGKKPSVFRGLQRFIKALSR from the coding sequence ATGCCTCAACTCCCTAATTCCTTAGAAGATGCAATTTTCCAAGCCCGTGAGGCAACTTTAGCTGCTATTGCTGATGGGTGTACTAGGCTACAGGTTGAGTTATTATTTCCTGAATTAAAGCCCATGCCAGTTGCTGAAGAATTTATTCCCACTTTTGCATCTTATGGTGACAAATTAAAGGTATTTTTTGCCGATGCTGGTGCTGCTGCCCTTGCTCGTCGAGACTGGAAAGATGTACCATTTAAAATCTGGGATGTTGGGACAGGTAGAGCATCAGCTGCACAGCCAAAAATTCAAGCAGAAGATGAGATGTTTTTGTTTATTGCCCCAACTTCGGTGGAAGTTGCAGAGTTGGAAAGGTTGTGTGGGGAAATTGGTGAACAACGTCCATTCGTAATGTTAAATCCCAAGTTAGAAGATTCGGGAACGGTGGGTATTGGGTATGCTGCACGTAATATCAGGATGCGCTTTATTAGCACGATTGAATCATGTTATTACTTACGTCCAGTTGATGATGAAACAGCACTTTTCCGCTGCTATCCAGGAATGTGGGAAGTTTGGGTAGACAAAGATGGAGAATATAAAAGAATTGCTGAGTTAGCAAATAAACCTTCAGGCGATGAGCTAGATTTGATTTTGGCAAAGGGACAAACTACTACTACTGAGGATGGAAAAACACTTACAACTGTAGCTGGGAAAAAGCCCAGTGTTTTTCGGGGCTTGCAGCGCTTTATTAAAGCCTTAAGTCGGTAG
- a CDS encoding VOC family protein, translating into MLSQTESVKTFLTAGELRRVHHIALNVKNMSASKYFYGKILGLQELIGDEIPETLLELVAQGKVANFITPDGTILDLFGEPELLPPDPNPEHKFTRAYHLAFDIAPELFNKALQVLEDHQIAIAYGPITRPTGKGVYFYDPDGLMIEIRCDPV; encoded by the coding sequence ATGCTATCTCAAACCGAATCAGTTAAGACTTTTTTAACAGCAGGTGAATTACGACGGGTGCATCACATCGCTTTGAATGTGAAAAACATGTCAGCATCGAAGTATTTCTATGGGAAAATTCTAGGTTTACAGGAACTAATTGGAGATGAAATTCCCGAAACCCTCTTAGAATTAGTTGCACAGGGAAAAGTTGCTAACTTCATCACTCCTGACGGGACGATTTTGGATTTATTTGGAGAACCAGAGCTATTACCACCAGATCCCAATCCGGAACATAAGTTTACCCGTGCTTACCATTTAGCTTTTGATATTGCACCTGAATTATTTAATAAAGCCTTACAGGTACTGGAAGATCATCAAATAGCGATCGCATATGGTCCAATCACCCGTCCCACTGGTAAAGGTGTATATTTTTACGATCCAGATGGCTTGATGATTGAGATTCGTTGCGATCCAGTGTAA
- the pth gene encoding aminoacyl-tRNA hydrolase gives MTETAKKELVIPQLIVGLGNPEPKYDQTRHNIGFAAIDALSRGWKIPLSENRKFQGDYGEGIAPSGGKLRLLKPMTYMNRSGQSMQAVTSWYKLAPESVLVIYDDMDLPIGKTRLRLSGSAGGHNGMKSAIAHLGNDQFPRLRIGIGKPKNVSAEDKDTVSHVLGKFNAAETQLMEQVLTFVIECVELSIQQGVEKAMNRCNSQTITIP, from the coding sequence ATGACGGAAACAGCGAAAAAAGAACTAGTAATTCCTCAATTAATTGTAGGTTTAGGAAATCCAGAGCCAAAATACGATCAAACGCGACACAATATTGGTTTTGCCGCGATAGATGCTTTATCTCGTGGGTGGAAAATACCCTTAAGCGAAAATCGCAAGTTTCAAGGCGATTATGGTGAAGGCATCGCACCATCAGGTGGTAAGCTGAGACTGTTAAAGCCGATGACCTATATGAATCGCTCCGGACAGTCGATGCAGGCTGTAACTAGTTGGTACAAACTGGCACCAGAATCAGTTTTAGTCATTTATGACGACATGGATTTACCTATTGGAAAAACCAGGTTACGTTTATCTGGATCCGCTGGGGGACATAATGGAATGAAAAGCGCGATCGCACATCTTGGTAATGACCAGTTTCCCCGTTTGCGAATTGGTATCGGCAAACCTAAAAACGTCTCCGCAGAAGACAAAGATACAGTTTCCCACGTTTTAGGTAAATTTAATGCCGCAGAAACCCAATTAATGGAGCAGGTATTGACATTTGTTATAGAATGTGTAGAACTATCGATTCAACAAGGTGTGGAAAAAGCTATGAATCGTTGTAATAGTCAGACAATTACAATTCCATAA
- a CDS encoding LL-diaminopimelate aminotransferase, with protein MATINDNYLKLKAGYLFPEIARRVNTFADVNPDAKVIRLGIGDVTEPLPEACRTAMIKAVEEMGTRDGFKGYGPEQGYAWLREAIAKHDFQARGCDVDASEIFISDGSKCDNGNILDIFGNNNKIAVTDPVYPVYVDTNVMAGHTGDANEAGEYGGLVYLPVTAENNFTAQIPTEKVDLIYLCFPNNPTGATATKEHLQAWVDYARANGAIIFFDAAYEAFITDPSLPHSIYEIPGARECAIEFRSFSKNAGFTGTRCALTVVPKTLTAKAADGSDVELWKLWNRRQSTKFNGVSYVIQRGAEAVYSAEGKAQTQALVNFYMENAKIIRERLTASGIQVYGGENAPYVWVKTPNGLSSWEFFDKLLHSVNVVGTPGSGFGAAGEGYFRISAFNSRENVEEAMRRIANS; from the coding sequence ATGGCAACTATTAACGATAATTATCTCAAACTCAAAGCTGGATATCTGTTCCCAGAAATCGCCAGACGGGTAAATACATTTGCCGATGTAAACCCTGATGCAAAGGTGATTCGCTTGGGAATTGGGGATGTCACCGAACCTTTGCCGGAAGCTTGCCGTACTGCCATGATTAAAGCAGTGGAAGAAATGGGGACTAGGGACGGTTTTAAAGGATATGGTCCCGAACAGGGATATGCTTGGTTACGAGAAGCGATCGCTAAACACGACTTCCAAGCCCGTGGATGTGATGTGGATGCTAGCGAAATTTTTATTTCTGATGGTTCTAAGTGCGATAATGGGAATATTCTGGATATCTTCGGCAATAATAACAAAATTGCCGTGACTGACCCTGTTTACCCCGTGTATGTAGACACAAATGTGATGGCAGGGCATACAGGTGATGCCAATGAAGCTGGGGAATATGGGGGTTTAGTATATCTCCCCGTTACAGCGGAAAATAATTTTACTGCACAGATACCAACTGAAAAAGTAGATTTAATCTACCTATGCTTCCCCAATAACCCCACAGGTGCAACCGCAACCAAAGAACACCTCCAAGCTTGGGTTGATTATGCTAGAGCTAACGGTGCAATTATTTTCTTTGATGCAGCTTACGAAGCCTTTATTACCGATCCTAGTTTACCTCACTCAATTTACGAAATTCCTGGAGCCAGGGAATGTGCAATTGAGTTTCGTTCCTTCTCCAAAAATGCAGGGTTTACAGGGACTCGTTGCGCTTTGACAGTAGTCCCCAAAACCCTCACAGCAAAAGCTGCTGATGGTTCTGATGTGGAGTTATGGAAATTGTGGAATCGTCGTCAATCCACTAAATTTAACGGAGTTTCCTACGTAATTCAACGGGGTGCAGAAGCAGTTTACTCTGCTGAAGGAAAGGCACAAACACAAGCCTTGGTGAATTTTTATATGGAAAATGCCAAAATTATCCGCGAACGCCTCACAGCATCCGGTATTCAGGTATATGGTGGTGAAAATGCGCCCTATGTATGGGTTAAAACCCCCAATGGACTTTCTAGTTGGGAGTTTTTCGATAAATTACTACATTCGGTGAATGTAGTAGGGACACCAGGTTCTGGTTTTGGTGCTGCGGGTGAAGGTTATTTCCGCATTTCTGCATTTAACAGTCGGGAAAATGTAGAGGAAGCGATGAGAAGAATTGCAAACAGTTAA
- the rpsU gene encoding 30S ribosomal protein S21, with protein MTQVVLGENEGIESALRRFKRQVSKAGILADVKYHRHFENPQEKRKRKAVSARRKRRFK; from the coding sequence ATGACCCAGGTGGTTTTAGGCGAAAACGAAGGTATAGAGTCTGCGCTACGTCGCTTTAAGCGTCAGGTTTCCAAAGCTGGGATTTTAGCTGATGTCAAGTACCATCGACACTTTGAAAATCCACAAGAAAAGCGCAAACGTAAGGCTGTATCAGCTAGACGTAAACGGCGTTTTAAGTAG
- the pgl gene encoding 6-phosphogluconolactonase, giving the protein MTKKLEVLPNQADLITRSLELILAKLDEAIQQRGRFTIALAGGGTPKPLYQAIASQNLPWDKIHVFWGDERYVSPQHADSNEKMAREAWLNQVPIPPQNIHATPTLDGNPEVSAAKYQQDIQQFFQSQSGDFPALDVILLGMGDDAHTASLFPHTKALKVTDKLITVGNKDENSRITFTYPFINAAHCVMFIVAGANKRPALAQVFAPEADNFAYPSRLIQPQGELWWLLDAAAGGELQPG; this is encoded by the coding sequence ATGACAAAAAAGCTAGAAGTTTTACCCAATCAGGCAGATTTGATCACGCGATCGCTTGAACTGATTCTTGCTAAATTAGATGAGGCGATTCAGCAACGGGGGCGGTTTACAATTGCCCTAGCTGGAGGCGGTACACCTAAACCGTTATATCAAGCGATCGCATCCCAAAATTTACCTTGGGACAAAATTCACGTTTTTTGGGGTGATGAGCGCTATGTTTCCCCACAACATGCCGATAGCAACGAAAAAATGGCACGGGAAGCCTGGTTAAACCAAGTACCTATTCCCCCCCAAAACATCCATGCGACACCCACCTTGGATGGTAATCCAGAGGTATCTGCTGCTAAATATCAACAAGATATACAACAGTTTTTTCAGTCCCAATCAGGGGATTTTCCGGCGCTAGATGTAATTTTACTAGGCATGGGTGATGATGCTCACACAGCCTCACTATTTCCCCACACCAAAGCTTTAAAAGTCACCGACAAACTAATTACAGTCGGGAATAAAGACGAAAATTCCCGCATTACCTTCACCTACCCATTTATTAACGCGGCACACTGCGTTATGTTTATAGTGGCGGGTGCAAACAAAAGACCAGCTTTAGCCCAAGTCTTTGCGCCGGAAGCCGATAACTTCGCTTATCCATCGCGGCTCATTCAACCTCAAGGAGAACTTTGGTGGCTCCTAGATGCAGCAGCAGGTGGCGAATTGCAACCGGGCTAA
- a CDS encoding NAD(P)H-dependent glycerol-3-phosphate dehydrogenase, translated as MPSDSKSIAVLGAGAWGSSLASIASANGHDVKIWSRSGSASLADTVKDADIILSAVSMKGVSKIAMELQSLSIPENAVFVTATKGLEAETACTPSQIWQKTFPTHSIVVLSGPNLSPEIQQKLPSATVVASYSATAAELVQVVFSSRHFRVYTNLDPIGVELGGTLKNVIAIASGSCDGLQLGTNAKAALVTRGLTEMVRVGVCWGAKAETFYGLSGLGDLLATCNSPLSRNYQVGYQLAQNKTLDQILIHLKGTAEGVNTCSVLVKRSREQNISIPITQQVYRVLQGEISPRQALEELMERNIKPEYND; from the coding sequence ATACCTTCCGATTCCAAATCAATCGCTGTCCTCGGTGCTGGTGCCTGGGGAAGTAGTTTAGCATCCATAGCATCTGCCAATGGTCACGATGTGAAAATTTGGTCACGTAGTGGTTCGGCATCTTTAGCTGATACCGTGAAGGATGCCGATATTATTTTATCTGCGGTTTCCATGAAGGGAGTATCTAAGATAGCAATGGAACTCCAATCTTTATCCATTCCGGAAAATGCAGTTTTTGTCACAGCAACCAAAGGTTTAGAAGCAGAAACAGCCTGTACACCATCGCAAATCTGGCAGAAAACCTTTCCCACCCATTCAATAGTTGTGCTATCTGGTCCCAATTTATCCCCAGAAATTCAGCAAAAATTACCATCCGCAACAGTTGTTGCTAGTTATTCGGCAACCGCTGCGGAATTGGTGCAGGTGGTTTTCTCTTCCCGGCATTTTCGAGTTTATACAAATCTTGACCCCATCGGTGTCGAACTGGGAGGAACCCTTAAAAACGTAATAGCGATCGCATCCGGTTCCTGTGATGGTTTACAGTTAGGTACTAATGCAAAAGCAGCTTTAGTGACTCGTGGACTAACTGAAATGGTTAGAGTTGGTGTCTGTTGGGGAGCAAAAGCAGAAACATTTTATGGTTTATCAGGTTTGGGAGATTTACTAGCAACTTGTAATAGTCCCCTCAGCCGAAATTACCAAGTTGGTTATCAATTAGCTCAGAATAAAACCCTAGACCAGATCCTTATCCACCTCAAAGGAACTGCTGAAGGTGTCAATACTTGTTCGGTATTAGTCAAGCGTAGCCGAGAACAAAATATTTCTATTCCCATCACTCAACAAGTTTATCGCGTTCTCCAAGGTGAAATATCACCTCGACAAGCACTTGAAGAACTCATGGAACGGAATATTAAGCCCGAATATAATGATTAA
- the sigC gene encoding RNA polymerase sigma factor SigC yields MPATSFYADAAYEAQQSNQVFDPELAVDVDVEAEVDTEVELDIEIEADIDVEVEESDLTQEDLEELEMVAQDPSSFAVAPNRRSTDLVRLYLQEIGRVRLLGRDEEVSEAQKVQRYLRLRVVLANAAKQGDEIIAPYLRIIEAQERLASELGHRPSMERWASTAGVDVFELKQILAKGKRRWAEVAKLTVEELEQMQSSGLQSKEHMIKANLRLVVSVAKKYQNRGLELLDLVQEGTLGLERAVEKFDPTKGYRFSTYAYWWIRQGITRAIATSSRTIRLPVHITEKLNKIKKAQRKIAQEKGRTPTLEDLAVELEMTPTAVREVLLRVPRSVSLETKVGKDKDTELGELLETDSVTPEEMLMRESLQRDLHHLLSDLTTRERDVILMRFGLADGHPYSLAEIGRALDLSRERVRQIESKALQKLRQPKRRNLIRDYLESLT; encoded by the coding sequence ATGCCAGCAACATCTTTTTATGCAGATGCCGCCTACGAAGCCCAACAGTCTAACCAAGTATTTGACCCAGAACTTGCAGTTGATGTAGATGTGGAAGCTGAAGTTGATACTGAAGTCGAGCTTGATATTGAGATAGAAGCCGATATTGATGTAGAAGTCGAAGAAAGCGACTTGACACAGGAGGATTTAGAGGAACTGGAAATGGTTGCTCAAGATCCGTCTAGTTTTGCGGTTGCACCAAACCGTCGCAGCACTGACTTGGTACGTTTGTATCTTCAAGAAATTGGTCGAGTTCGATTATTAGGTCGAGATGAAGAGGTTTCTGAAGCTCAAAAAGTTCAGCGCTACCTACGGTTACGGGTTGTTTTAGCAAATGCAGCCAAGCAGGGTGATGAAATTATTGCTCCCTACCTGCGAATTATTGAGGCTCAAGAACGTTTGGCATCTGAGTTAGGGCACCGTCCTTCTATGGAGCGATGGGCAAGTACTGCTGGTGTAGATGTATTTGAACTCAAGCAAATCTTGGCTAAGGGTAAACGTCGCTGGGCAGAAGTTGCTAAGTTGACGGTGGAAGAATTGGAGCAAATGCAAAGTAGCGGACTCCAATCCAAGGAACATATGATCAAGGCAAACTTGCGCTTGGTTGTATCTGTTGCCAAGAAATATCAAAATCGTGGCTTAGAACTTTTGGACTTGGTTCAAGAGGGTACATTAGGTTTAGAGCGGGCTGTAGAGAAGTTTGACCCCACCAAAGGTTATCGCTTTAGTACCTATGCTTATTGGTGGATTCGCCAAGGGATCACTCGTGCGATCGCAACCAGCAGCCGTACCATTCGCCTCCCTGTCCACATTACCGAAAAACTGAACAAAATCAAAAAAGCACAGCGGAAAATCGCCCAAGAAAAGGGACGCACCCCAACTTTGGAAGATTTGGCAGTGGAATTGGAAATGACTCCCACTGCTGTGCGTGAGGTTTTGTTACGTGTACCTCGCTCAGTTTCATTAGAAACCAAGGTTGGTAAAGATAAAGATACCGAACTTGGGGAATTATTGGAAACTGATAGTGTCACCCCAGAAGAAATGTTGATGCGCGAATCACTCCAACGAGATTTACATCACCTATTGTCTGATTTGACTACCCGTGAACGGGATGTGATTTTGATGCGTTTTGGCTTGGCTGATGGACATCCCTATTCATTAGCAGAAATTGGACGCGCTTTAGACTTATCAAGAGAACGTGTCCGCCAAATTGAATCCAAGGCATTACAAAAATTACGTCAACCCAAACGCCGTAACTTGATTCGTGATTACCTAGAATCCCTCACCTAA
- a CDS encoding photosystem II S4 domain protein — MLPREELLKGVENRDSVARVIDHAEQAIKTWEIVFTDFLSPPELAEAQRAFNRLTEVHLVAWGGYPQAERQRIAIARSDLPLEQAQVEIAVLDVAGNFLFDTATHRDFLGSMLGTGIVREKTGDIIVLGERGAQVIVVPELVEFLEMSLQQVRSVPVKTRRIDISELKIREPKKKEMTTVEASLRLDAIASAGFGMSRSKMVDLIDGGDVRVNWKDTSQASFQLKTGDLVAVRGKGRLEVGEIAVTKKDRYRVQLTRYM; from the coding sequence ATGCTGCCAAGGGAAGAATTATTAAAGGGTGTTGAGAATCGGGATAGTGTTGCCCGTGTTATAGATCATGCAGAACAAGCCATCAAGACATGGGAAATTGTGTTTACAGATTTTTTGTCTCCGCCGGAGTTAGCAGAAGCGCAGAGGGCATTTAATCGGTTAACAGAGGTACATTTGGTAGCTTGGGGTGGATATCCCCAAGCCGAACGCCAACGGATTGCGATCGCACGTTCAGATTTACCCTTGGAACAGGCTCAAGTTGAGATTGCTGTTTTGGATGTTGCGGGGAATTTTTTGTTTGATACTGCTACCCATCGGGATTTTTTAGGTTCGATGTTGGGAACCGGTATTGTGCGGGAAAAAACTGGTGACATTATTGTATTGGGAGAACGGGGGGCACAGGTAATTGTTGTCCCAGAATTGGTAGAATTTTTGGAAATGAGCCTTCAACAGGTGCGTTCGGTACCAGTGAAAACTCGGCGGATAGACATTAGCGAACTGAAAATCCGTGAACCCAAGAAAAAAGAAATGACAACGGTAGAAGCGTCTTTGCGGTTGGATGCGATCGCGTCTGCTGGTTTTGGTATGTCCCGCAGTAAAATGGTAGACCTAATTGATGGTGGTGATGTGCGGGTTAACTGGAAAGATACCAGTCAAGCTAGTTTCCAACTCAAAACTGGCGACTTAGTTGCTGTGAGGGGAAAAGGACGTTTGGAAGTGGGAGAAATTGCCGTGACGAAAAAGGATCGCTATCGTGTGCAATTAACTAGATATATGTAG